One Chitinivibrionales bacterium genomic region harbors:
- the rpe gene encoding ribulose-phosphate 3-epimerase: protein MSKPAVLVAPSILSADFRVLEKEVKQAEACGADRIHCDVMDGHFVPNLTFGPLLVEAVKKCVSIPLDVHLMISNPQKYITQYCDAGANVLIVHAEVCESDLEQVLSDIRKRNVRAGASINPDKGVDLLLPHLAAMDQALIMTVYAGFGGQKFIPEMLPKIKTLAGEASRRNPKLDIEVDGGINRETAALCAREGANVFVAGNYVFKAEDYKERISAIRNAAEEARKKG from the coding sequence ATGTCAAAACCGGCGGTTCTCGTGGCGCCGTCCATTCTTTCGGCGGATTTTAGGGTGTTGGAAAAGGAAGTGAAGCAGGCCGAGGCCTGCGGCGCGGACCGCATCCACTGCGATGTGATGGACGGCCACTTTGTGCCCAACCTCACGTTCGGCCCGCTTCTGGTGGAGGCCGTGAAGAAATGCGTTTCGATACCGCTCGACGTGCACCTCATGATTTCGAACCCTCAAAAGTATATAACGCAGTACTGCGACGCGGGCGCGAATGTTCTTATCGTGCACGCCGAGGTGTGCGAAAGCGATCTGGAGCAGGTGCTTTCCGACATCCGCAAGCGCAACGTGCGCGCCGGCGCGTCCATCAATCCCGACAAAGGCGTTGACCTGCTTCTTCCCCATCTCGCCGCAATGGACCAGGCGCTCATCATGACGGTGTATGCCGGGTTCGGCGGCCAGAAATTCATTCCCGAAATGCTGCCCAAAATAAAAACGCTGGCCGGCGAGGCTTCACGCCGTAACCCCAAACTCGACATCGAAGTGGACGGCGGCATCAACCGCGAAACCGCGGCGCTGTGCGCACGCGAGGGCGCGAATGTTTTTGTGGCGGGCAATTATGTGTTCAAGGCGGAGGATTATAAAGAACGGATTTCGGCGATACGCAACGCGGCGGAGGAAGCCAGGAAAAAAGGTTGA
- a CDS encoding S41 family peptidase, giving the protein MKRTHSSVRPCVILEAVFSSIACLFISGCATYPFDTSGRDLPEFESVWQYLSAYSLWQDKVPSEKTALDSFQIPEALLASVDDTLHGVNYTTYDSTQLPAGAALSSAAAVLDTHTVYYDALTDSTAVLTITEFKQYVTYSEFLTTLPLLAGRPNIIIDLRNNGGGDINTVDSIMEYFLPVNTPYIQATYRTYDESARTAATVPWVNWKTLLAHSPTLAGKRLAVLMNGFSASASEILIAGLKDGRAAAGGDTAALVGETTYGKGIGQIIISRTYLGKRDLKITFLRLMGISSRIGDYHRKGIVPDAAVTGPVAQLSTALHILEPSAPLLKSTVTPLLGKAIAEGYIRMPAVPVLEK; this is encoded by the coding sequence ATGAAAAGGACCCACTCATCTGTTCGTCCCTGCGTGATTCTAGAAGCCGTCTTTTCAAGCATTGCCTGTTTATTCATTTCCGGATGCGCCACCTACCCCTTCGACACTTCCGGCCGCGACCTGCCCGAGTTCGAAAGCGTGTGGCAGTACCTTTCGGCGTACAGCCTGTGGCAGGACAAGGTGCCAAGCGAAAAGACCGCGCTCGATTCCTTTCAGATCCCCGAGGCCCTGCTCGCGAGCGTCGACGACACGCTCCACGGCGTCAATTACACCACCTACGACTCCACGCAGCTTCCGGCGGGCGCCGCGCTGTCATCGGCCGCGGCCGTGCTCGATACCCACACCGTGTATTATGATGCTCTCACCGATTCAACCGCGGTGCTGACGATCACCGAATTCAAGCAATACGTCACCTATTCGGAATTTCTCACCACGCTTCCCCTCCTTGCCGGGCGACCCAACATCATCATCGACCTGCGCAACAACGGCGGCGGCGACATCAATACGGTCGATTCGATCATGGAATATTTCCTTCCTGTCAATACGCCCTACATCCAGGCGACGTACCGCACATACGACGAGTCGGCGCGCACCGCCGCGACCGTGCCGTGGGTGAACTGGAAAACGCTCCTCGCGCATTCGCCCACGCTCGCCGGCAAGCGCCTGGCCGTGCTCATGAACGGCTTTTCCGCCAGCGCCTCGGAGATCCTCATCGCGGGCCTCAAGGACGGCCGCGCCGCGGCCGGCGGCGACACGGCCGCGCTCGTGGGCGAGACCACCTACGGCAAGGGCATCGGCCAGATCATCATCTCGCGCACATATCTTGGCAAAAGAGACCTCAAGATCACCTTTCTGCGCCTCATGGGGATAAGCTCCCGCATCGGCGATTACCACCGCAAGGGCATTGTTCCCGACGCGGCGGTGACCGGCCCCGTGGCGCAGCTGTCAACCGCGCTGCATATTCTTGAGCCGTCCGCGCCGCTGCTAAAGTCTACGGTTACACCTTTATTGGGCAAAGCTATTGCAGAGGGGTATATCCGCATGCCTGCAGTTCCCGTTCTTGAAAAGTAA
- a CDS encoding SpoIIE family protein phosphatase translates to MNKKPHTRQSWSTAAESGAADARELRRRLDACEHSLSLIARERDLLKVLLDKIPDNIYVKDADGRYIVDNAAHRKFIGESDERNVIGKTVYDFFPPDLAGRYHDDDRNIIRSGTPILDREEPIMGIAGKEQWVATSKVPEFDDGGSVSRLICVSRNITERKQYQDALQKAKNDLERRVEERTAELKTANDQLHAQMAMLQQKARLDIELEAARAIQHRLTPSFRPNIPRVSLKGVYYPAYEVGGDYLDYFQNDAGNWVVAIADVCGKGIPAALLMTMLRSMFRAEGRRETSARSLLCSVNDSMAANIDHRSFITALCLIISGDGASMTYARAGHPPLIKLDKYNGGPRIMATGGMALGLVSDGASFRAELGESTIPLEAGDSFFMYTDGLIDAEGVHGDTYGSERLEKLLARLPHADTADALVAGIMDDVRQFTGGRPFRDDMTICGLQVIGDGRTP, encoded by the coding sequence TTGAATAAGAAACCGCACACGCGCCAGTCATGGAGCACCGCCGCGGAGAGCGGCGCGGCCGACGCGCGGGAACTGCGGCGGCGTCTTGACGCATGCGAACATTCGCTGTCGCTCATCGCCCGGGAGCGCGACCTCCTCAAGGTGCTGCTCGACAAGATCCCGGACAACATCTACGTCAAGGACGCGGACGGCCGCTACATCGTCGACAACGCGGCGCACCGGAAATTCATCGGCGAGAGCGATGAGCGCAATGTGATCGGCAAAACGGTGTACGACTTTTTCCCGCCCGACCTGGCCGGCCGGTACCACGACGACGACCGGAACATCATCAGGTCCGGCACGCCCATCCTCGACCGCGAGGAGCCCATCATGGGCATCGCGGGAAAGGAGCAGTGGGTCGCCACGTCAAAGGTGCCCGAATTCGACGACGGCGGCAGTGTCTCGCGGCTCATCTGCGTGAGCCGGAACATCACCGAGCGCAAACAATATCAGGACGCGCTGCAAAAGGCGAAAAACGACCTTGAGCGGCGTGTTGAGGAGCGCACGGCGGAGCTGAAGACCGCCAACGATCAGCTGCACGCGCAGATGGCGATGCTCCAACAGAAGGCCCGTCTCGACATCGAACTCGAGGCGGCGCGCGCCATCCAGCACCGGCTGACGCCGTCATTCAGGCCGAACATCCCCCGCGTGAGCCTCAAGGGAGTGTATTATCCGGCGTACGAGGTGGGCGGCGATTACCTCGATTATTTCCAGAACGACGCCGGCAACTGGGTTGTCGCGATCGCCGACGTGTGCGGCAAGGGGATCCCGGCCGCGCTACTCATGACGATGCTGCGGTCGATGTTCCGCGCCGAAGGAAGGCGCGAAACGTCGGCACGCAGCCTGCTGTGCTCCGTGAACGACAGCATGGCGGCGAACATCGACCACCGCTCGTTCATCACGGCCCTGTGCCTCATCATCAGCGGCGACGGCGCGTCCATGACGTATGCGCGGGCCGGCCACCCGCCGCTCATAAAGCTTGACAAATACAACGGCGGGCCGCGGATCATGGCGACCGGCGGCATGGCGCTCGGCCTGGTTTCCGACGGCGCCTCGTTTCGCGCCGAGCTCGGGGAATCGACCATTCCGCTGGAAGCGGGCGACAGCTTTTTCATGTACACCGACGGCCTCATCGACGCCGAAGGCGTTCACGGCGACACCTATGGTTCGGAGCGCCTCGAAAAACTTCTCGCGAGGCTTCCGCACGCCGACACCGCCGACGCGCTTGTCGCCGGGATCATGGACGACGTCCGGCAGTTCACGGGCGGCCGCCCCTTTCGCGACGACATGACCATCTGCGGCCTGCAGGTCATTGGGGATGGACGAACGCCATAG
- a CDS encoding ElyC/SanA/YdcF family protein: MKFFTRRELLVPTLWGWCAIALLAAAGCFAFVFSIHPFLSPVRPGRSDVLVVEGWVPDYALQLAAKDFLNRNCRLLVVTGGPPETGFFLTGYSSFAHICSATLKKMGVDSSKIIAVPSVFVQKDRTYEEGVAVKKWLSQSAPGVKSITLYSLGCHSRRSQLLFQKALGKGCSVGIVACPSRDYDAGKWWHYSNGIRAVADETLAYCYALLFYAFGS; this comes from the coding sequence ATGAAATTCTTTACACGGAGAGAACTCCTTGTTCCCACCCTGTGGGGATGGTGCGCCATCGCACTGCTCGCGGCCGCCGGGTGCTTTGCGTTTGTGTTTTCCATTCATCCGTTTCTCTCGCCGGTGCGCCCCGGACGATCGGATGTTCTTGTTGTTGAGGGATGGGTGCCCGACTACGCGCTGCAGCTTGCCGCGAAGGATTTCCTCAACAGGAACTGCCGCCTGCTTGTGGTCACCGGAGGCCCGCCTGAAACCGGATTCTTTTTAACCGGCTATTCTTCCTTCGCGCATATCTGTTCGGCCACCCTGAAGAAAATGGGCGTCGACAGTTCCAAAATAATCGCAGTTCCTTCGGTATTTGTCCAGAAAGACCGCACCTACGAGGAAGGGGTGGCGGTCAAGAAATGGCTGTCGCAGTCCGCGCCCGGGGTAAAATCAATCACCCTGTATTCCCTGGGGTGCCATTCGCGGCGTTCGCAGCTGCTCTTTCAAAAAGCGCTGGGAAAAGGCTGCTCCGTTGGGATCGTGGCATGCCCGAGCCGCGATTACGACGCCGGAAAGTGGTGGCATTACAGCAACGGCATCAGGGCCGTGGCCGATGAGACGCTGGCCTATTGCTACGCGCTGCTCTTTTACGCGTTCGGGTCGTAA
- a CDS encoding response regulator, which translates to MSNSTSIKTKNGPDVEHAGLMDILRRISHFVTRSSPSKNLEEWLFPWVQILCGCAALLAFVENALLKFNMVLQIGTLLAALLFALFWYLSWRGVSYTKLVYPATGTLVALLSVVWIFNAGSRGGTQLFLLICPLIFLVFASGVGRILTLGMYLIDVVLLMILEFTNPEIIVGYSSELERMADVSTSFFMALALAVIFTLVLHRGYRNAMAKADAEKRASDARFFETADMLPVGICEADRDLVISFFNRSGYELTGFTQGEFDREHTVLDLLHPDDRQQAKSDFSAILAGSHLPLHDFRIVRKDGKTLRVLLQCDQVHAEGKITGMRMCMIDVTEKKALEEQYRQSQKMESVGLLAGGVAHDFNNILSAVMGYASLIRLENREKGGAASDPKVEEQATAILNAGDRATDLVRKLLAFSRQGAYEVKPLNIHTLIDDVAALLSHSIDKRIVIAKNLTALNPVIQGDQSLLQSAFLNLAINARDAMPDGGTLTFSTACVSIDKVFAAKRPYTIVPGQYVSVSVSDTGTGMDANVKAHLFEPFFTTKEPGKGTGLGLASVFGTVKRHGGFIEAESTVAKGTAMTLWLPQAASPAPAEKAPAVSKKKGRLLHVMVVDDEPMICEFVKEFLSGEGHTTTSFTNPKKAVEWYRQNYGNVDCIVLDMNMPIMDGRACFSALRAVNPDARAIFSTGFMVGDTASIIRMPGIRGYIQKPFTLERLVAAVSQAVEGAPSKK; encoded by the coding sequence ATGAGCAATTCCACCTCCATCAAAACCAAGAACGGCCCGGACGTCGAGCACGCCGGTCTCATGGATATTCTCCGCAGAATATCGCATTTTGTCACCCGCAGCAGCCCGAGCAAGAACCTGGAGGAATGGCTTTTTCCCTGGGTGCAGATCCTTTGCGGCTGCGCCGCCCTTTTAGCGTTTGTCGAGAATGCCCTGCTCAAGTTTAATATGGTCCTCCAGATCGGCACCCTGCTTGCCGCGCTCCTGTTCGCCCTGTTCTGGTACCTGTCCTGGCGCGGCGTTTCGTACACGAAACTGGTGTACCCGGCAACCGGCACGCTGGTCGCCCTCCTTTCGGTGGTGTGGATTTTCAACGCGGGAAGCCGCGGCGGCACGCAGCTGTTCCTTCTCATCTGCCCCCTTATTTTTCTCGTGTTCGCCAGCGGCGTGGGGCGCATTCTCACCCTGGGCATGTACCTCATCGACGTGGTGCTGCTCATGATCCTGGAGTTCACCAATCCCGAGATCATCGTTGGATATTCTTCAGAGCTCGAACGCATGGCCGACGTCTCGACCTCGTTTTTCATGGCGCTGGCGCTTGCCGTGATCTTCACGCTCGTGCTCCACCGCGGGTACCGCAACGCCATGGCAAAGGCCGACGCCGAGAAACGCGCCAGCGACGCGCGTTTTTTTGAGACGGCCGACATGCTACCGGTGGGCATCTGCGAAGCGGACCGCGACCTGGTCATTTCGTTCTTCAACCGGTCGGGATACGAACTGACCGGTTTCACCCAGGGCGAGTTCGACCGCGAGCATACCGTGCTCGACCTGCTTCATCCCGACGACCGGCAGCAGGCGAAAAGCGATTTTAGCGCGATCCTTGCCGGAAGCCACCTTCCGCTGCACGACTTCAGGATCGTGCGCAAGGACGGCAAGACGCTCAGGGTGCTTCTCCAGTGCGACCAGGTGCACGCGGAAGGTAAAATCACGGGCATGCGCATGTGCATGATTGACGTAACGGAAAAGAAGGCCCTCGAGGAGCAGTACCGGCAGTCGCAGAAAATGGAGTCGGTGGGCCTGCTCGCGGGCGGCGTGGCGCACGATTTCAACAACATCCTGTCCGCGGTCATGGGATACGCGAGCCTCATCAGGCTCGAAAACCGCGAAAAAGGCGGCGCGGCCAGCGATCCGAAGGTCGAGGAACAGGCCACCGCGATCCTCAATGCCGGCGACCGCGCCACCGACCTCGTGCGCAAGCTGCTGGCGTTCTCGCGGCAGGGCGCCTACGAGGTGAAGCCGCTCAACATCCACACCCTCATCGACGACGTCGCGGCGCTCCTGTCGCACAGCATCGACAAGCGCATCGTGATCGCCAAGAACCTCACCGCGCTCAACCCGGTGATCCAGGGCGACCAGTCGCTTTTGCAAAGCGCGTTCCTCAACCTCGCCATCAACGCGCGCGACGCCATGCCCGACGGCGGCACGCTCACCTTTTCCACCGCCTGCGTCTCGATCGACAAGGTGTTCGCGGCAAAACGCCCCTACACCATCGTGCCGGGCCAGTACGTTTCGGTCTCCGTGTCCGACACGGGCACGGGCATGGACGCAAATGTCAAGGCACACCTGTTCGAGCCGTTCTTCACCACCAAGGAGCCGGGCAAGGGAACGGGCCTCGGGCTCGCGAGCGTGTTCGGGACCGTGAAGCGCCACGGCGGGTTCATCGAGGCGGAGTCGACGGTCGCCAAGGGCACCGCCATGACGCTCTGGCTGCCGCAGGCGGCGAGCCCCGCGCCCGCCGAAAAGGCGCCGGCCGTGTCGAAAAAAAAGGGCCGCCTCCTGCACGTGATGGTCGTCGACGACGAGCCCATGATATGCGAGTTTGTCAAGGAATTCCTGTCCGGCGAAGGGCACACCACCACCTCGTTCACCAACCCCAAGAAGGCCGTGGAGTGGTACCGCCAGAACTACGGGAATGTCGACTGCATCGTGCTCGACATGAACATGCCCATCATGGACGGCAGGGCCTGCTTCTCTGCCCTGCGCGCCGTCAATCCCGATGCGCGCGCCATTTTCTCCACCGGGTTCATGGTGGGCGACACGGCCTCGATCATCAGGATGCCGGGGATACGGGGGTATATCCAGAAACCGTTTACATTGGAGAGGCTGGTGGCCGCGGTAAGCCAGGCTGTTGAAGGCGCCCCAAGTAAGAAGTAA
- a CDS encoding SUMF1/EgtB/PvdO family nonheme iron enzyme, with product MIKRKNILYAIAGTAILFFGCTRIPGDLGTLSYNNVDRHMVFISGGAFQMGESDFSDAVPLHQVTVSPFFIDNADVVQADYQALMSVNPSYYNDDSLMPVVSESWYDAVLYCNARSKHEFYDTVYSFNYIHGTPGIGCDSLGGLLIDYSKNGYRLPTEAEWEYACRAGTVTRRYWGNSMDHNFCWDSANSGGMPHRVGQKIPNDYGLYDMNGNVLQWCDDWYAAYPSVSQTDPTGPSTGVKRVLRGGSWYSPDRVVSSGSRWKDSSSNRFSDCGFRCVRANSLNAPVPYSPANGATGQSQSLTLSWGTDSGAVWYHVQLSTSDSFATLIVDDSNLTSTSQAVSGLAANTAYYWRVQAKNATGASRFSSPWKFTTVPATALPAPTLLSPANAAASQPLVVALSWTTVTGATGYHVQVSTAVSFLTIVTEDSLLAAPSKTVGNLAAATLYYWRARAKNANGPGAWSSAWSFTTAAGTPDTMKFIGGGTFAMGSSDPLDYNASPPHLATVSSFYIDSAPVTQGDYLGLMAVNPSNFYGSGLRPVEQVTWFDAALYCNARSKRDKRDTVYSFTSITGRAGDGCSGLGNLSIDYTKNGYRLPTEAEFEYAARAGTTTPYFWGSDTLTGKSYAWWKGNSLNNTQQVASKLPNGWNLYDMSGDVWEWCNDWFGTYQSGLQSDPTGAAVGTNRVMRGGSWRDSVGTLRSAFRWSNMPGATLNSYGFRCVRKYFAAAGPQAPSLVSPASGAVSQPLAPALSWSSVAGATSYRLQVSTDSTFASVTIDDSSLVSPSMTPDTLLGGVKYFWRARAQNASGASAWTTAWSFTTVMPALPAAPALVSPVGGSTGQPLSLTFDWAKVSGAATYYIQVSTNALFTTVTFQDSTLTADSFPVRGLSANTVYRWRVRAKNAAGAGAWSSIVSFSTGTGLPPSAPVLNSPANDTTNLSRKGIVLAWSTVTDAVSYEAQVSGDSLFSKYVVDDSTLSSASKTIDSLPGSVLKYFWRVRSKNANGASAWTSVWSFTISAAALPTPVLSAPANGATFISSPVTLSWLIVPGAATYHVQVASDNLFSSLLRDDSALTSATTTVNFPPVPFLVYWRVQAQGAAGASAWSPVWIFYANGTLSAPGLDAPANGTAGMPLTAALSWSAVSGAANYHVQLSTSNLFTAPVADDSTLTTTTKTVSGLARGTTYYWRVQARQQNITSSWTAAWSFTTTTNTVPWVTKKSMPKGMLASAAVVGDKIYVIGGYYDTNSMNVLQYDPAADSWNVYDTLDINRSPAAAAVNGKIYAIGGGDIKTVEEYDPVAKTWTLKADMPTQRGPALAVIDSTIYAVGGYNSISGSLGTNESYNPSANAWTQLTDMTPRNSTPVAAANGKVYAIGGEYWPSTPLDLVQEYDLAANVWNAKTAMPTKRTRAGAATVNGKIYVMGGTDDVSDLAKVECYDPSTDSWTTKASMPTPRWGVDLVVVNNKIYAIGGVQGANGYMTTVEEYDPSLDP from the coding sequence ATGATAAAAAGAAAAAATATTCTCTATGCAATTGCCGGAACGGCAATCCTGTTCTTCGGCTGCACCAGGATTCCCGGCGACCTGGGAACGCTATCCTACAACAACGTGGACCGCCACATGGTGTTCATTTCCGGCGGCGCGTTTCAGATGGGGGAGTCCGACTTTTCCGATGCGGTGCCGCTGCACCAGGTCACGGTCTCGCCGTTCTTTATTGACAATGCCGATGTGGTGCAGGCCGATTATCAGGCGCTCATGAGCGTGAACCCGTCGTATTACAACGACGATTCGCTCATGCCCGTGGTTTCCGAATCGTGGTACGACGCGGTGCTGTACTGCAACGCGCGGAGCAAGCACGAGTTTTATGATACGGTGTATTCATTCAATTATATCCACGGAACGCCCGGCATCGGGTGCGACAGCCTCGGCGGCCTGCTGATTGACTATTCGAAAAACGGGTACCGGCTGCCCACCGAGGCGGAATGGGAATATGCCTGCCGCGCCGGAACGGTCACGCGCCGCTACTGGGGAAATTCCATGGACCATAATTTTTGCTGGGACTCCGCGAACAGCGGCGGCATGCCCCACCGCGTTGGCCAGAAAATCCCCAACGATTACGGCCTTTACGACATGAACGGCAATGTGCTGCAATGGTGCGACGACTGGTACGCCGCGTATCCGTCGGTGAGCCAGACCGATCCCACCGGCCCGTCAACCGGCGTCAAGCGTGTTCTGCGCGGCGGCTCATGGTATTCGCCGGACCGCGTGGTCAGCTCAGGGAGCCGCTGGAAAGACAGCTCGTCCAACCGGTTTTCCGATTGCGGGTTCAGGTGCGTGCGCGCCAACTCACTCAATGCGCCCGTTCCGTATTCACCGGCCAACGGCGCGACCGGTCAGTCGCAGAGCCTCACCCTGTCGTGGGGGACGGATTCCGGAGCGGTGTGGTATCATGTGCAGTTGTCAACGAGCGACTCCTTTGCCACGCTCATCGTTGACGATTCGAACCTGACCTCCACGTCGCAGGCCGTGTCCGGCCTTGCGGCCAATACGGCGTATTACTGGCGCGTGCAGGCGAAGAACGCGACCGGCGCGAGCAGGTTCTCGAGCCCGTGGAAATTCACCACCGTGCCGGCAACGGCGCTGCCGGCGCCCACGCTCCTTTCGCCCGCCAACGCGGCGGCTTCGCAGCCGCTGGTGGTCGCGCTTTCGTGGACGACGGTGACCGGCGCGACCGGCTACCACGTGCAGGTGTCCACGGCCGTTTCCTTTTTGACAATAGTAACCGAGGATTCCCTGCTTGCCGCGCCTTCCAAGACCGTCGGGAACCTTGCGGCCGCAACGCTGTACTACTGGCGCGCGCGGGCGAAAAACGCAAACGGGCCCGGCGCATGGTCTTCGGCATGGAGTTTCACCACCGCCGCGGGCACGCCGGACACCATGAAATTCATCGGCGGCGGCACCTTTGCCATGGGCTCGAGCGACCCACTGGATTACAACGCCTCGCCGCCGCACCTCGCGACGGTCTCCTCGTTCTACATCGACAGCGCGCCGGTGACGCAGGGCGACTATCTGGGCCTTATGGCAGTCAACCCGTCGAATTTTTACGGTTCCGGCCTCAGGCCCGTTGAGCAGGTCACGTGGTTCGACGCGGCGCTCTACTGCAACGCCCGGAGCAAAAGGGACAAAAGGGACACGGTGTACTCGTTCACCTCCATCACCGGCCGGGCCGGCGACGGCTGCTCCGGTCTGGGAAACCTTTCAATTGATTACACCAAAAACGGGTACCGGCTGCCCACAGAGGCGGAGTTTGAATACGCGGCCAGGGCGGGAACAACCACGCCGTATTTCTGGGGCAGCGACACGCTCACGGGGAAGTCGTATGCGTGGTGGAAGGGCAATTCGCTCAATAACACCCAGCAGGTTGCGTCAAAGCTTCCCAACGGATGGAACCTGTACGATATGAGCGGCGATGTATGGGAATGGTGCAACGACTGGTTCGGCACGTATCAGTCCGGCCTCCAGTCCGATCCCACGGGCGCGGCCGTCGGCACCAACCGCGTCATGCGCGGCGGATCGTGGCGCGACAGCGTCGGCACGCTGCGCTCGGCGTTCCGGTGGAGCAACATGCCGGGCGCGACGCTCAACAGCTACGGGTTTAGGTGCGTGCGGAAATATTTTGCTGCCGCCGGGCCCCAGGCGCCCTCGCTTGTTTCCCCGGCGAGCGGCGCGGTCTCGCAGCCGCTGGCGCCCGCGCTTTCATGGTCATCGGTGGCCGGCGCGACGTCGTACCGGTTGCAGGTGTCAACCGACAGCACGTTCGCATCAGTCACTATCGACGATTCTTCGCTTGTGTCGCCCTCGATGACGCCCGACACGCTTTTGGGCGGGGTGAAATATTTCTGGCGGGCAAGGGCGCAGAACGCAAGCGGCGCGAGCGCCTGGACCACCGCGTGGAGCTTCACCACGGTGATGCCGGCGCTTCCCGCCGCGCCCGCGCTTGTTTCTCCCGTCGGCGGCAGCACGGGGCAGCCGCTCTCGCTCACGTTTGACTGGGCAAAGGTGAGCGGCGCGGCGACCTATTACATCCAGGTGTCCACCAACGCGCTGTTTACCACCGTCACGTTCCAGGATTCCACGCTGACCGCTGATTCCTTTCCGGTGCGCGGGCTTAGCGCCAACACGGTGTACCGCTGGCGCGTGCGCGCCAAGAACGCGGCCGGCGCGGGCGCGTGGTCAAGCATAGTGAGCTTTTCCACCGGCACGGGCTTGCCGCCGTCCGCACCCGTCTTGAACAGTCCCGCGAACGATACGACGAATTTGTCCCGCAAAGGGATCGTCCTTGCCTGGTCAACCGTCACCGACGCGGTTTCATACGAGGCGCAGGTGTCGGGCGACAGCCTTTTCTCAAAATACGTTGTTGATGATTCAACCCTCAGTTCCGCGTCAAAAACCATTGATTCGCTCCCGGGGTCCGTTCTCAAATATTTCTGGCGCGTGAGGTCGAAGAACGCGAACGGCGCGAGCGCGTGGACCAGTGTATGGAGCTTCACCATCAGCGCGGCGGCGCTGCCCACGCCGGTGTTGAGCGCGCCGGCCAACGGGGCGACCTTCATATCGTCGCCGGTGACCCTTTCCTGGTTGATCGTGCCCGGCGCCGCGACCTATCATGTCCAGGTGGCCTCCGACAACCTGTTTTCCTCCCTGCTCAGGGACGATTCTGCCTTGACATCTGCGACGACAACGGTCAACTTCCCGCCGGTGCCCTTCCTCGTGTACTGGCGGGTTCAGGCGCAGGGCGCGGCCGGCGCGAGCGCATGGTCGCCGGTGTGGATTTTTTACGCCAACGGGACCCTTTCGGCGCCGGGACTGGACGCGCCGGCCAACGGGACCGCGGGCATGCCGCTCACCGCCGCGCTTTCGTGGTCCGCCGTGAGCGGCGCGGCGAACTACCATGTCCAGTTGTCAACCAGCAATTTGTTCACGGCGCCGGTTGCCGATGATTCGACCTTGACAACAACGACAAAAACGGTTTCGGGCCTCGCGCGCGGCACCACCTATTACTGGCGCGTGCAGGCGAGGCAGCAAAACATCACGAGCTCGTGGACCGCAGCGTGGAGCTTTACAACCACAACTAATACCGTACCGTGGGTCACCAAAAAAAGCATGCCCAAGGGCATGCTGGCCTCGGCCGCGGTCGTCGGCGACAAGATATATGTGATAGGCGGCTATTACGACACCAACTCGATGAACGTGCTGCAATACGACCCGGCGGCCGACTCCTGGAACGTTTATGACACCCTTGACATCAACAGGTCGCCCGCCGCGGCCGCGGTCAACGGCAAGATCTACGCGATCGGCGGCGGCGACATCAAAACAGTCGAGGAGTACGATCCCGTCGCCAAGACTTGGACCTTGAAGGCGGACATGCCGACGCAGCGCGGGCCCGCCCTGGCCGTGATCGATTCCACCATTTACGCGGTGGGCGGATACAATTCGATTTCGGGTTCGCTCGGTACCAACGAATCATACAATCCCTCGGCCAACGCCTGGACGCAGCTGACCGACATGACGCCCCGCAACAGCACGCCGGTTGCCGCGGCCAACGGAAAGGTGTATGCCATCGGCGGCGAATACTGGCCCAGCACGCCGCTGGACCTGGTGCAGGAATACGACCTGGCCGCCAACGTGTGGAACGCGAAGACCGCCATGCCCACCAAGCGGACGCGGGCCGGGGCCGCGACGGTCAACGGCAAGATCTACGTGATGGGCGGCACCGACGACGTGAGCGATCTTGCCAAAGTGGAATGTTACGATCCGTCAACCGACTCGTGGACCACCAAGGCGAGCATGCCCACGCCGCGGTGGGGCGTTGACCTCGTGGTGGTCAACAACAAGATCTACGCCATCGGCGGCGTGCAGGGGGCAAACGGATACATGACGACGGTTGAGGAGTACGATCCTTCGCTTGATCCGTGA